One Desulfofundulus luciae genomic window carries:
- a CDS encoding DUF1670 domain-containing protein, producing MGRPRFHRQNLLVQTNSVEQKCLFHWLVRESMDRFGLSFEEARSVAAKGLGFLNQETDRMINQIVFPLISAEYAHQREKYSLLPKRPVVLTPFAPDDLEIHREFGLKAMQNARLLRLIEEAYLQGAVFDQPHLSLLTNITAKSIRERLKPLWEKGVCLPLAGQALKHRRNRVFRSTFALQMAISGERPSRIREELFISESQWESWQLDFSRVAALAGKDLNREHIARVTGVHLR from the coding sequence ATGGGACGCCCCAGGTTTCACCGCCAAAATCTCCTGGTCCAAACGAATTCTGTCGAACAAAAATGCCTTTTTCACTGGCTGGTCAGGGAAAGCATGGACCGGTTTGGATTGTCCTTCGAGGAAGCCAGGTCCGTTGCTGCCAAAGGTCTTGGTTTTCTGAACCAGGAAACGGACCGAATGATCAACCAGATTGTTTTCCCCCTCATTTCTGCCGAATATGCCCATCAGCGGGAAAAGTATTCTCTTCTACCCAAACGGCCGGTTGTGCTCACCCCTTTTGCACCGGATGATCTGGAGATTCACCGGGAATTTGGCCTGAAAGCCATGCAAAATGCGCGGCTGCTCAGGCTGATTGAAGAGGCCTATCTCCAGGGGGCGGTCTTTGACCAGCCCCACCTGTCACTGCTCACCAATATCACTGCCAAATCCATCCGGGAGCGGTTAAAACCCCTCTGGGAGAAAGGGGTTTGCCTTCCTCTGGCCGGTCAGGCGCTAAAACATCGCCGGAACCGGGTTTTTCGCAGTACCTTTGCTCTGCAAATGGCCATTTCCGGAGAACGACCCTCAAGAATCCGGGAAGAACTGTTTATCTCCGAATCCCAGTGGGAAAGCTGGCAGCTGGACTTCAGCCGGGTGGCCGCCCTGGCCGGTAAAGACTTGAACCGGGAGCATATTGCCCGGGTTACCGGTGTTCACCTCAGATT